A genomic stretch from Patagioenas fasciata isolate bPatFas1 chromosome 8, bPatFas1.hap1, whole genome shotgun sequence includes:
- the CENPA gene encoding histone H3-like centromeric protein A isoform X3 → MARPKPTAPRRRPVPAPPPPPTPRTRRRRPGQRALQEIRKYQSSTRLLLRAGPFSRLVREICLVFTRGVDYWWQRVALMALQEAAEAFMVRLLEDAYLCTLHARRVTLFPKDLQLARRLRGLEGGGL, encoded by the exons ATGGCCCGCCCCAAGCCTACCGCCCCCCGGCGCCGCCctgtccccgcgccccccccgccgccaacCCCACGGACCCGCA ggcgcCGACCGGGCCAGCGGGCGTTGCAGGAGATCCGCAAGTACCAGAGCAGCACCCGCCTGCTGCTGCGCGCTGGGCCCTTCTCCCGCCTG gTGCGGGAGATCTGTCTGGTCTTCACCCGGGGAGTTGACTATTGGTGGCAGCGCGTGGCGCTGATGGCCCTGCAGGAG GCAGCGGAGGCCTTCATGGTGCGGCTGCTGGAGGACGCCTACCTGTGCACACTGCACGCCCGCCGCGTCACCCTCTTCCCCAAGGACCTGCAGCTGGCCCGGCGCCtgcgggggctggaggggggcgGCTTATGA
- the CENPA gene encoding histone H3-like centromeric protein A isoform X2, which produces MLIYANDPRLAPPRPAPPAAAPSRRELRGHRATGQAFAYWSGGDGSDVRRARAPTGPAGVAGDPQVPEQHPPAAARWALLPPVSLCHQVREICLVFTRGVDYWWQRVALMALQEAAEAFMVRLLEDAYLCTLHARRVTLFPKDLQLARRLRGLEGGGL; this is translated from the exons ATGCTAATTTATGCTAATGACCCGCggctcgccccgccccgccccgccccgcccgctgcCGCACCATCGAGACGCGAACTCCGGGGGCACAGAGCGACTGGGCAGGCGTTTGCCTATTGGTCCGGCGGTGACGGAAGTGACGTCAGACGAGCGCG ggcgcCGACCGGGCCAGCGGGCGTTGCAGGAGATCCGCAAGTACCAGAGCAGCACCCGCCTGCTGCTGCGCGCTGGGCCCTTCTCCCGCCTG tgtccctgtgtcaccaggTGCGGGAGATCTGTCTGGTCTTCACCCGGGGAGTTGACTATTGGTGGCAGCGCGTGGCGCTGATGGCCCTGCAGGAG GCAGCGGAGGCCTTCATGGTGCGGCTGCTGGAGGACGCCTACCTGTGCACACTGCACGCCCGCCGCGTCACCCTCTTCCCCAAGGACCTGCAGCTGGCCCGGCGCCtgcgggggctggaggggggcgGCTTATGA
- the CENPA gene encoding histone H3-like centromeric protein A isoform X4, translated as MARPKPTAPRRRPVPAPPPPPTPRTRRRRPGQRALQEIRKYQSSTRLLLRAGPFSRLPPIPDDASWDTVSPPLGLPSLMMPRGTPCPLCPWCGRSVWSSPGELTIGGSAWR; from the exons ATGGCCCGCCCCAAGCCTACCGCCCCCCGGCGCCGCCctgtccccgcgccccccccgccgccaacCCCACGGACCCGCA ggcgcCGACCGGGCCAGCGGGCGTTGCAGGAGATCCGCAAGTACCAGAGCAGCACCCGCCTGCTGCTGCGCGCTGGGCCCTTCTCCCGCCTG CCTCCCATCCCTGATGATGCCTCGTGGgacaccgtgtcccccccccTCGGCCTCCCATCCCTGATGATGCCTCGTGGGACACCGTGTCCCCTCTGCCCATG gTGCGGGAGATCTGTCTGGTCTTCACCCGGGGAGTTGACTATTGGTGGCAGCGCGTGGCGCTGA
- the NUDT13 gene encoding NAD(P)H pyrophosphatase NUDT13, mitochondrial isoform X2 translates to MAAIYQAVHRRASSVFCRLHSTYVRKMRYLNELKEDDSLCRQAQTSGTFYLFHNLFPFLQKVGKKYLVPQLSAAEMKTILEKFKETEQWIEKSVLIGCSDEHVPHFAVDLGALEKSVIESELKGAFTDLQKALFIVDEKDSSVLASAQSLLRWHSSHQYCSKTGQPTQKNVAGSKRVCHASGITYYPQTSPVVITLVSDGSRCLLSRQPSFPPGMFSALSGFCDVGENVEETVRREVAEEVGLEVESLRYSASQHWPFPSSCLMIACHALVRAQQAEISMNSQELEAARWFGLEEVVEGLKREPRSSKQDNA, encoded by the exons ATGGCTGCAATTTACCAAGCAGTGCACAGAAGAGCTTCCTCTGTCTTCTGCAGGTTACACTCTACCTATGTTAGAAAAATGAG ATACTTAAATGAGCTAAAGGAAGATGACAGCCTTTGCAGACAAGCCCAGACCTCAGGAACTTTCTACCTCTTTCACAATCTCTTCCCTTTTCTGCAGAAAGTTGGGAAGAAATATTTGGTACCACAGCTTAGTGCAGCAG AGATGAAAACAATCCTGGAGAAATTCAAAGAAACTGAGCAGTGGATAGAGAAGTCGGTGCTGATCGGCTGTTCAGACGAGCACGTACCACACTTCGCCGTGGATTTAG GAGCCTTGGAGAAATCAGTCATTGAGTCTGAACTCAAGGGAGCGTTCACAGACTTACAAAAGGCTCTCTTCATAGTGGATGAGAAGGATTCTTCTGTGCTGGCTTCG GCCCAGTCCCTTCTCCGGTGGCACAGTTCCCACCAGTACTGCAGCAAAACCGGGCAGCCCACTCAGAAAAACGTAGCCGGCAGCAAGCGCGTCTGCCACGCCAGCGGAATAACTTACTATCCACAG ACGTCTCCTGTGGTGATTACCCTGGTGTCCGATGGCAGCCGGTGCCTCCTCTCGCGACAGCCCTCATTTCCCCCGGGGATGTTCAGCGCTCTGTCAGGATTCTGCGACGTGG GTGAAAACGTGGAGGAGACAGTGCGGCGAGAGGTGGCCGAGGAGGTGGGCCTGGAGGTGGAGTCGCTCCGCTACTCGGCTTCTCAGCACTGGCCCTTTCCCAGCAGCTGCTTGATGATCGCTTGTCACGCCTTGGTGAGGGCACAGCAGGCTGAG ATCAGTATGAACAGCCAGGAACTAGAGGCAGCGCGTTGGTTTGGCCTGGAGGAAGTCGTGGAGGGTCTCAAGAGAGAGCCCAGATCTTCAAAGCAAGACAACG CTTAG
- the CENPA gene encoding histone H3-like centromeric protein A isoform X1, whose translation MLIYANDPRLAPPRPAPPAAAPSRRELRGHRATGQAFAYWSGGDGSDVRRARYGGRAPTGPAGVAGDPQVPEQHPPAAARWALLPPVSLCHQVREICLVFTRGVDYWWQRVALMALQEAAEAFMVRLLEDAYLCTLHARRVTLFPKDLQLARRLRGLEGGGL comes from the exons ATGCTAATTTATGCTAATGACCCGCggctcgccccgccccgccccgccccgcccgctgcCGCACCATCGAGACGCGAACTCCGGGGGCACAGAGCGACTGGGCAGGCGTTTGCCTATTGGTCCGGCGGTGACGGAAGTGACGTCAGACGAGCGCGGTACGGCGGCAG ggcgcCGACCGGGCCAGCGGGCGTTGCAGGAGATCCGCAAGTACCAGAGCAGCACCCGCCTGCTGCTGCGCGCTGGGCCCTTCTCCCGCCTG tgtccctgtgtcaccaggTGCGGGAGATCTGTCTGGTCTTCACCCGGGGAGTTGACTATTGGTGGCAGCGCGTGGCGCTGATGGCCCTGCAGGAG GCAGCGGAGGCCTTCATGGTGCGGCTGCTGGAGGACGCCTACCTGTGCACACTGCACGCCCGCCGCGTCACCCTCTTCCCCAAGGACCTGCAGCTGGCCCGGCGCCtgcgggggctggaggggggcgGCTTATGA
- the CENPA gene encoding histone H3-like centromeric protein A isoform X5, with product MARPKPTAPRRRPVPAPPPPPTPRTRRRRPGQRALQEIRKYQSSTRLLLRAGPFSRLPPIPDDASWDTVSPPLGLPSLMMPRGTPCPLCPCVPVSPGAGDLSGLHPGS from the exons ATGGCCCGCCCCAAGCCTACCGCCCCCCGGCGCCGCCctgtccccgcgccccccccgccgccaacCCCACGGACCCGCA ggcgcCGACCGGGCCAGCGGGCGTTGCAGGAGATCCGCAAGTACCAGAGCAGCACCCGCCTGCTGCTGCGCGCTGGGCCCTTCTCCCGCCTG CCTCCCATCCCTGATGATGCCTCGTGGgacaccgtgtcccccccccTCGGCCTCCCATCCCTGATGATGCCTCGTGGGACACCGTGTCCCCTCTGCCCATG tgtccctgtgtcaccaggTGCGGGAGATCTGTCTGGTCTTCACCCGGGGAGTTGA
- the NUDT13 gene encoding NAD(P)H pyrophosphatase NUDT13, mitochondrial isoform X1 yields the protein MAAIYQAVHRRASSVFCRLHSTYVRKMRYLNELKEDDSLCRQAQTSGTFYLFHNLFPFLQKVGKKYLVPQLSAAEMKTILEKFKETEQWIEKSVLIGCSDEHVPHFAVDLGALEKSVIESELKGAFTDLQKALFIVDEKDSSVLASAQSLLRWHSSHQYCSKTGQPTQKNVAGSKRVCHASGITYYPQTSPVVITLVSDGSRCLLSRQPSFPPGMFSALSGFCDVGENVEETVRREVAEEVGLEVESLRYSASQHWPFPSSCLMIACHALVRAQQAEISMNSQELEAARWFGLEEVVEGLKREPRSSKQDNGSYLPWFPPKQAIAHQLICEWVEQQTSPPA from the exons ATGGCTGCAATTTACCAAGCAGTGCACAGAAGAGCTTCCTCTGTCTTCTGCAGGTTACACTCTACCTATGTTAGAAAAATGAG ATACTTAAATGAGCTAAAGGAAGATGACAGCCTTTGCAGACAAGCCCAGACCTCAGGAACTTTCTACCTCTTTCACAATCTCTTCCCTTTTCTGCAGAAAGTTGGGAAGAAATATTTGGTACCACAGCTTAGTGCAGCAG AGATGAAAACAATCCTGGAGAAATTCAAAGAAACTGAGCAGTGGATAGAGAAGTCGGTGCTGATCGGCTGTTCAGACGAGCACGTACCACACTTCGCCGTGGATTTAG GAGCCTTGGAGAAATCAGTCATTGAGTCTGAACTCAAGGGAGCGTTCACAGACTTACAAAAGGCTCTCTTCATAGTGGATGAGAAGGATTCTTCTGTGCTGGCTTCG GCCCAGTCCCTTCTCCGGTGGCACAGTTCCCACCAGTACTGCAGCAAAACCGGGCAGCCCACTCAGAAAAACGTAGCCGGCAGCAAGCGCGTCTGCCACGCCAGCGGAATAACTTACTATCCACAG ACGTCTCCTGTGGTGATTACCCTGGTGTCCGATGGCAGCCGGTGCCTCCTCTCGCGACAGCCCTCATTTCCCCCGGGGATGTTCAGCGCTCTGTCAGGATTCTGCGACGTGG GTGAAAACGTGGAGGAGACAGTGCGGCGAGAGGTGGCCGAGGAGGTGGGCCTGGAGGTGGAGTCGCTCCGCTACTCGGCTTCTCAGCACTGGCCCTTTCCCAGCAGCTGCTTGATGATCGCTTGTCACGCCTTGGTGAGGGCACAGCAGGCTGAG ATCAGTATGAACAGCCAGGAACTAGAGGCAGCGCGTTGGTTTGGCCTGGAGGAAGTCGTGGAGGGTCTCAAGAGAGAGCCCAGATCTTCAAAGCAAGACAACGGTAGTTATTTAccctggttccctcccaaacaGGCCATTGCTCACCAGCTGATTTGTGAGTGGGTTGAGCAGCAAACTTCCCCACCAGCTTAG